The following proteins are co-located in the Streptomyces sp. DT2A-34 genome:
- a CDS encoding ANTAR domain-containing response regulator, whose amino-acid sequence MPAHEQVGHWGDESAEAALPGRRLSELAEQAVRCTADCCGASSLVAEAGAERPAAVTHPDLAGLVAVQLRSGDGPIPAALERGRPVDSADLLRDERWPEYRAMALDSGVRSSVTLPFRRSGLTVTLSLYSFRPGALGDAAHGPVHALGELAASCLVRDRSYRAALTELDHLGTALRSRPVVDQACGIVMHVLGCDADAAFGVLRRISQGTNRKLSDVAAGVVSRRGRGLERDLAALMN is encoded by the coding sequence ATGCCCGCTCACGAACAGGTGGGTCACTGGGGTGACGAGTCCGCCGAGGCCGCCCTTCCGGGGCGCAGGCTGTCCGAGTTGGCCGAACAGGCCGTGCGCTGTACCGCCGACTGCTGCGGAGCCAGCAGCCTGGTGGCCGAGGCGGGAGCCGAGCGGCCCGCCGCCGTGACCCATCCCGACCTCGCCGGACTCGTCGCCGTGCAACTGCGGTCCGGGGACGGGCCCATTCCGGCCGCCCTGGAACGGGGCAGGCCCGTCGACTCGGCCGACCTGCTGCGCGACGAGCGCTGGCCGGAGTACCGCGCCATGGCCCTCGACTCGGGCGTGCGCTCCAGTGTCACGCTCCCGTTCCGACGGTCCGGCCTGACGGTCACGCTCAGTCTCTACAGCTTCCGGCCCGGCGCCCTCGGTGACGCCGCGCACGGGCCTGTGCACGCCCTGGGCGAACTCGCCGCGAGCTGCCTGGTCCGCGACCGCTCCTACCGCGCCGCGCTCACCGAGCTCGACCACCTCGGCACCGCCCTGCGCTCCCGGCCCGTCGTCGACCAGGCGTGCGGCATCGTCATGCACGTCCTCGGCTGCGACGCCGACGCCGCCTTCGGCGTACTGCGCCGCATCTCGCAGGGCACCAACCGCAAGCTGTCGGACGTCGCGGCCGGCGTCGTCAGCAGGCGGGGGCGCGGGCTGGAGCGGGACCTGGCGGCGCTGATGAACTGA
- a CDS encoding PAS domain-containing protein: MTQTDEFGEELADFVRRVAELKAARSLSGGDLPTVLDAAIFELDHVADQLWPWYERLSSGFSGSSGGVPRTASADRQEHHLLRAVFQRFPLPVALVDREAVVRRLNFAATSFTGVRAGYATGRPLTGLLTHADRAAFRSQAAAVARGEGDRSLTVHLQQRPSAPVHATLTAVRPSGEPHTTVLVVLQPGDLRAPGAPGPGESQAAQVPDLGETTRHTALADLADEMTTTLLTTARGDREAVLQRAAQVLHGGFADWVIADTGTAELSRTTVLAPSEKEAKALAAQAPTACPLVVQTARTASPALQVRPPDPAAFGHTAEGAPVLVQANVTSLLCVPVTVDGTVRGVLTLFRCGARPAFSMAEAKAMDTMSRHMAVAVAGTP; the protein is encoded by the coding sequence ATGACGCAGACGGACGAATTCGGTGAAGAGCTTGCGGATTTCGTGCGCCGCGTCGCGGAACTCAAGGCGGCGCGGTCCCTCTCGGGAGGGGACCTGCCGACGGTCCTGGACGCGGCGATCTTCGAACTCGACCATGTCGCCGACCAGTTGTGGCCCTGGTACGAGCGGCTGTCCTCGGGCTTCTCGGGTTCCTCGGGCGGAGTGCCCCGTACGGCGTCCGCCGACCGTCAGGAGCACCATCTGCTGCGGGCGGTGTTCCAGCGGTTTCCGCTGCCGGTGGCACTGGTGGACCGGGAGGCGGTGGTGCGTCGGCTGAACTTCGCGGCGACGTCCTTCACCGGCGTGCGGGCGGGCTATGCGACGGGCCGGCCCCTGACCGGTTTGCTCACCCATGCCGACCGGGCGGCCTTCCGTTCCCAGGCCGCGGCGGTGGCGCGGGGCGAGGGCGACCGTAGTCTCACCGTGCACCTCCAGCAGCGGCCGTCCGCGCCGGTCCACGCGACCCTGACCGCCGTACGCCCGAGCGGGGAGCCGCACACCACCGTGCTCGTGGTGCTGCAGCCCGGCGACCTGCGCGCACCCGGCGCCCCGGGCCCGGGCGAGAGCCAGGCGGCCCAGGTTCCCGACCTCGGCGAGACCACCCGGCACACGGCTCTGGCGGACCTCGCGGACGAGATGACCACGACGCTGCTGACCACAGCACGCGGCGACCGCGAGGCGGTCCTGCAGCGGGCGGCCCAGGTCCTGCACGGCGGCTTCGCCGACTGGGTGATCGCCGACACGGGCACGGCCGAGCTGTCCCGTACGACGGTGCTGGCCCCGTCGGAGAAGGAGGCGAAGGCGCTGGCGGCTCAGGCCCCCACGGCGTGCCCCCTGGTCGTGCAGACGGCACGCACCGCCTCCCCGGCCCTCCAGGTCCGCCCACCGGACCCGGCCGCCTTCGGCCACACCGCCGAGGGCGCCCCCGTCCTCGTACAGGCGAACGTCACGTCACTGTTGTGCGTGCCCGTGACGGTCGACGGCACCGTGCGGGGCGTCCTGACGCTGTTCAGATGCGGAGCCCGCCCGGCGTTCTCCATGGCAGAGGCCAAGGCGATGGACACGATGTCCCGGCACATGGCAGTGGCGGTCGCGGGAACGCCCTGA
- a CDS encoding RNA polymerase sigma factor SigF: MPTSVSAKHHPHDDAPDTAEDFRTLAALPEGQQRDTLRDRIVEAWLPMADRLAGRFRSRGESFDDLRQVAALGLVKAVDRYDPERGNAFESYAVPTITGEIKRHFRDHMWTLHVPRRVQDLRNRVRFAVQDLQTVSGRRPTVGEIAEHADMSEADVRVGLEALESFTALSLDAELPGSEDGYSLSDALGSVDPALDTVVDREAVAPRLAALPERERAILYMRFFGDMTQSRIAEQLGISQMHVSRLISRCCSRVREQVLSDVA; the protein is encoded by the coding sequence ATGCCCACCTCAGTGAGCGCGAAGCACCACCCGCACGACGACGCCCCCGACACCGCGGAGGACTTCCGCACACTCGCCGCGCTGCCCGAGGGCCAGCAGCGCGACACCCTCCGCGACAGGATCGTCGAGGCGTGGCTGCCCATGGCCGACCGGCTCGCCGGGCGTTTCCGCAGCCGTGGCGAGAGCTTCGACGACCTGCGGCAGGTCGCCGCCCTAGGGCTGGTCAAGGCCGTCGACCGGTACGACCCCGAGCGCGGCAACGCCTTCGAGAGCTATGCCGTGCCGACCATCACCGGCGAGATCAAGCGGCACTTCCGCGACCACATGTGGACGCTGCATGTGCCGCGCCGGGTGCAGGACCTGCGTAACCGTGTGCGGTTCGCCGTTCAGGATCTGCAGACCGTCTCGGGCCGCAGGCCCACGGTCGGGGAGATCGCCGAGCACGCGGACATGAGTGAGGCCGACGTCCGGGTCGGGCTGGAGGCGCTGGAGAGTTTCACCGCCCTGTCCCTGGACGCCGAGCTGCCCGGCAGCGAGGACGGGTATTCGCTGAGCGACGCGCTGGGTTCCGTGGATCCGGCGCTGGACACGGTCGTCGACCGTGAGGCCGTCGCGCCTCGGCTCGCGGCGCTGCCCGAGCGTGAGCGGGCGATTTTGTACATGCGGTTCTTCGGCGACATGACCCAGAGCCGGATCGCCGAGCAACTGGGTATCTCGCAGATGCATGTGTCCCGGCTCATCAGCCGGTGCTGCAGCCGGGTGCGGGAACAGGTGCTCAGCGACGTGGCGTAG
- a CDS encoding thiamine pyrophosphate-requiring protein produces the protein MSTKVADHVLQRLREWGVEHVFGYPGDGINGLLAAWGRAENQPRFIQSRHEEMSAFQAVGYAKFSGRVGVCAATSGPGAIHLLNGLYDAKLDHVPVLAIVGQTHRTAMGGSYQQEVDLHTLFKDVASDFVETVTVPEQLPNVLDRAIRTAYARRAPTAIIIPGDVQELDYSPPTHEFKMVPSSLDRSSWTAIPSDDSIRRAAEILNTGDKVAILIGQGASGARAEVERIAELLGAGVAKALLGKDALSDELPYVTGSIGLLGTRPSYELMRDCDTLLTIGSSFPYTQFLPDFDKARGVQIDIDPHMVGMRYPYEVNLVGDAKATLQRLIPLIEEGRGREWYDTVCDNVTTWREVMERRANLSADPINPEYVARALDPLLPDNAIISSDSGSAANWYARHLTMRPGMRSSLSGTLATMGCGVPYAIGAKFAHPDRPAIALVGDGAMQMNGLAELITAAKYKDLWEDPRLVVGIWNNHDLNQVTWEMRAMEGAPSFLPSQELPDVQYAAFARSLGLTGIRVEKPEDVEAGWRAGLEADGPAVIEFLTDPAVPPIPPHATWEQMEATAASILKGDADRGSMVRQGFKAKMQEFLPGREKKHH, from the coding sequence ATGAGCACCAAGGTCGCCGACCACGTCCTGCAGCGCCTGCGCGAGTGGGGTGTGGAGCACGTCTTCGGCTATCCCGGCGACGGCATCAACGGTCTGCTCGCCGCCTGGGGGCGGGCCGAGAACCAGCCCCGTTTCATCCAGTCCCGGCATGAGGAGATGTCCGCGTTCCAGGCGGTCGGTTACGCCAAGTTCAGCGGCCGTGTCGGAGTGTGCGCGGCGACGTCCGGCCCGGGCGCGATCCACCTGTTGAACGGCCTGTACGACGCCAAGCTCGACCACGTGCCCGTCCTGGCGATCGTCGGCCAGACGCACCGCACCGCGATGGGCGGCTCGTACCAGCAGGAGGTGGACCTGCACACGCTGTTCAAGGACGTGGCCTCGGACTTCGTGGAGACGGTGACGGTCCCCGAACAACTGCCGAACGTGCTGGACCGGGCGATCCGCACCGCGTACGCGCGCCGCGCCCCGACGGCGATCATCATCCCCGGTGACGTCCAGGAGCTCGACTACTCGCCGCCGACGCACGAGTTCAAGATGGTGCCCTCCAGCCTGGACCGCAGCAGTTGGACGGCGATCCCCTCGGACGACTCGATCCGCAGGGCGGCCGAGATCCTCAACACCGGTGACAAGGTGGCGATCCTGATCGGCCAGGGTGCGTCCGGCGCGCGGGCCGAGGTGGAGCGGATCGCCGAACTGCTGGGCGCCGGCGTGGCCAAGGCGCTGCTCGGCAAGGACGCCCTGAGCGACGAACTGCCGTACGTCACCGGCTCGATCGGCCTGCTGGGCACCCGCCCGTCGTACGAGCTGATGCGGGACTGCGACACCCTGCTGACCATCGGGTCCTCCTTCCCGTACACCCAGTTCCTGCCGGACTTCGACAAGGCGCGGGGCGTGCAGATCGACATCGACCCGCACATGGTGGGGATGCGCTATCCGTACGAGGTGAATCTCGTCGGCGACGCGAAGGCGACGCTTCAGCGGCTGATCCCGCTGATCGAGGAGGGCCGGGGCCGCGAGTGGTACGACACGGTGTGCGACAACGTGACGACCTGGCGCGAGGTCATGGAGCGGCGGGCGAACCTGTCGGCCGACCCGATCAACCCGGAGTACGTGGCCCGCGCCCTGGACCCGCTGCTCCCCGACAACGCGATCATCTCGTCCGACTCGGGCTCGGCGGCCAACTGGTACGCCCGCCACCTGACGATGCGGCCCGGCATGCGCTCGTCACTGTCGGGGACGCTGGCGACGATGGGCTGCGGGGTGCCGTACGCGATCGGCGCCAAGTTCGCCCACCCGGACCGCCCGGCGATCGCGCTGGTCGGCGACGGGGCGATGCAGATGAACGGCCTGGCGGAGCTGATCACGGCGGCGAAGTACAAGGACCTGTGGGAGGACCCGCGCCTGGTCGTCGGCATCTGGAACAACCACGACCTCAACCAGGTCACCTGGGAGATGCGCGCCATGGAGGGCGCCCCGTCCTTCCTGCCCTCGCAGGAGCTCCCCGACGTCCAGTACGCCGCCTTCGCCCGCTCCCTCGGCCTGACGGGCATCCGCGTGGAGAAGCCCGAGGACGTCGAGGCGGGCTGGCGCGCGGGCCTGGAGGCCGACGGCCCCGCGGTGATCGAGTTCCTCACCGACCCCGCCGTACCGCCGATCCCGCCGCATGCCACGTGGGAGCAGATGGAGGCGACGGCGGCGTCGATCCTGAAGGGGGACGCGGACCGGGGCTCGATGGTCAGGCAGGGGTTCAAGGCGAAGATGCAGGAGTTTTTGCCGGGGCGGGAGAAGAAGCACCACTGA
- a CDS encoding tetratricopeptide repeat protein: MAEAGNPEESCALAEDTYERQCRLLGENHADTLRAATHLADRLARLGHADRALSLTADTYERRRRTLGDDAPDTLRTASVLARRLAGTLRLREARVVAEGAYERQRRVLGAGHPDTLRTKDVLAALRHRTADDGQPRV, encoded by the coding sequence CTGGCCGAGGCGGGGAACCCGGAGGAGTCATGTGCCCTGGCCGAGGACACGTACGAGCGGCAGTGCCGGCTCCTGGGCGAGAACCACGCCGACACGCTGCGTGCGGCCACCCACCTCGCCGACCGTCTGGCGCGCCTCGGGCATGCGGACAGAGCGCTGAGCCTGACCGCGGACACCTACGAGCGACGGCGGCGGACCCTGGGTGACGACGCCCCGGACACCCTGCGCACGGCCTCTGTCCTCGCCAGGCGTCTGGCCGGCACGCTGCGGCTGCGGGAGGCGCGGGTCGTGGCCGAGGGTGCCTACGAGCGACAGCGACGAGTCCTCGGCGCCGGCCACCCCGACACCCTGCGCACCAAGGACGTGCTGGCGGCGCTCCGGCATCGCACGGCGGACGACGGTCAGCCCAGAGTCTGA
- a CDS encoding DUF2795 domain-containing protein, translating to MQRGSDRLSVHRDDEMKHELQGLLRSGHPTRTEEWHDPEPSADDDPDVAGGPVGWPGPAPASLATVRLELARILGRSTFPATPRELIAALRRGYAPDALVEPLERLPRSSRYANVQELAEAVTGAERSTRRRNA from the coding sequence ATGCAGCGAGGCAGCGACCGGCTGAGCGTTCACCGTGACGACGAGATGAAGCACGAACTGCAGGGGCTGCTGAGGTCCGGGCACCCCACCCGGACCGAGGAGTGGCACGATCCGGAGCCGTCGGCCGACGACGACCCCGACGTCGCCGGCGGGCCGGTGGGGTGGCCGGGGCCCGCCCCGGCGTCCCTGGCGACGGTCCGGCTCGAGCTGGCGCGGATTCTGGGCCGTAGCACCTTCCCGGCGACCCCGCGGGAGCTGATCGCCGCGCTGCGCCGCGGGTACGCGCCCGACGCCCTGGTCGAGCCGTTGGAGCGGCTGCCGCGCTCGTCGCGCTACGCCAACGTCCAGGAACTGGCCGAGGCCGTGACCGGGGCCGAGCGGTCCACGCGGCGGAGGAACGCATAG
- a CDS encoding CBS domain-containing protein, translating into MADFVRDVMTPGVVAVRPDASLVEAAQLMRAQDIGDVVVADGQHVVGVLTDRDITVRAVADGADPLTVSVQSVCSRDPVVIEPGERVSVAVSLMREHAVRRLPVVENGLPVGVVSLGDLAETQDPESALAEISRAAPDE; encoded by the coding sequence ATGGCTGATTTCGTGAGGGACGTCATGACACCGGGGGTGGTCGCCGTCCGTCCGGACGCCTCGCTCGTCGAGGCCGCGCAGTTGATGCGCGCGCAGGACATCGGCGATGTGGTGGTGGCCGACGGACAGCACGTCGTGGGCGTGCTCACCGACCGTGACATCACGGTGCGGGCGGTCGCGGACGGCGCCGATCCGCTGACGGTGAGCGTCCAGTCGGTGTGCAGCCGGGACCCGGTGGTGATCGAGCCGGGCGAGCGCGTGTCCGTCGCGGTCTCCCTGATGCGCGAGCACGCGGTACGACGGCTGCCGGTCGTCGAGAACGGCCTGCCGGTCGGCGTCGTCAGCCTCGGCGACCTGGCCGAGACCCAGGACCCCGAATCCGCGCTGGCCGAGATCAGCCGCGCCGCTCCGGACGAGTGA
- a CDS encoding type 1 glutamine amidotransferase domain-containing protein → MRIAFLTAPEGVEQVELTDPWQAAVDAGHEPVLVSTKPGAIQAFHHLDKAEKFPVQEVVGETSADSFGGLVLPGGVANPDFLRMDGKAVAFVRDFFEQGRPVAAICHAPWTLVEADVVRGRVLTSWPSLRTDIRNAGGTWVDEQVRICDHGPNKLVTSRKPDDLKAFCEAFLDVFAKESKEEAA, encoded by the coding sequence ATGCGTATCGCTTTTCTGACCGCACCCGAGGGTGTCGAACAGGTCGAGCTCACCGATCCATGGCAGGCGGCGGTGGACGCGGGGCACGAGCCGGTGCTCGTGTCGACGAAGCCGGGCGCGATCCAGGCGTTCCACCATCTCGACAAGGCGGAGAAGTTCCCCGTGCAGGAGGTCGTCGGCGAGACGTCGGCCGACTCCTTCGGCGGACTCGTCCTGCCGGGCGGGGTCGCCAACCCGGACTTTCTGCGGATGGACGGCAAGGCCGTCGCGTTCGTGCGGGACTTCTTCGAGCAGGGCCGGCCGGTGGCCGCGATCTGCCACGCCCCGTGGACGCTGGTGGAGGCGGACGTCGTGCGCGGCCGGGTGCTGACCTCCTGGCCGAGTCTGCGCACCGACATCCGCAACGCGGGCGGCACCTGGGTCGACGAGCAGGTGCGGATCTGCGACCACGGCCCCAACAAGCTCGTCACCAGCCGTAAGCCGGACGACCTGAAGGCGTTCTGCGAGGCGTTCCTCGACGTGTTCGCCAAGGAGTCCAAGGAGGAGGCCGCCTGA
- a CDS encoding catalase has product MGDRKQEQREDFRADDPTGGPLTTDQGVEVDHTDDSLAAGERGPTLMEDFHFREKLTHFDHERIPERVVHARGAGAYGYFEPYESCEEFTRAAFLQDPSVQTPVFVRFSTVQGPKGSADTVRDVRGFATKFYTSEGNYDLVGNNFPVFFIQDGIKFPDFVHAVKPEPHNDIPTGASAHDTLWDFVSLQPETLHAIMWLMSDRAIPRSYRMMQGFGVHTFRFVNADGKGTFVKFHWKPKLGVHSLVWDEAQECQGRDPDFNRRDLWDAIEAGEYPEWELGVQLVPEEDEFAFDFDLLDATKIIPEEQVPVRPIGRMVLNRNPENFFAETEQVAFHTANVVPGIDFTNDPLLQARNFSYLDTQLIRLGGPNFAQLPVNRPVAPVRTNQRDGYHQGAIHRGTNYFPNSLGGGCPAHAGVDGSAYTHYAERVDGAKIRRRSPSFQDHYTQPAMFWNSMADWEKQHIVEAFRFELGKVGAKPVRSRTVEHLAQVNGELAVEVARGIGVPEPSGTQAADKQSSPALSLESLRGDGSVRTRQVAVLVADGVDTAQVASVREALTAEGAIVEALAPTDGTVTGAHGDELAVDRALPTVASVLYDAVLLPGGPVGTPPTAADQDAMRFVRDAYRHGKPVGALGSGVGVLSSLKPEGVRLSAEFHRTVSDQGVVTDTSPGPASEDFLRAFTSALAAHRHWGRPPVHC; this is encoded by the coding sequence ATGGGAGACCGCAAACAGGAGCAGCGGGAGGACTTCCGGGCGGACGACCCGACTGGCGGGCCGCTCACCACCGACCAGGGTGTGGAGGTCGACCACACGGACGACTCACTGGCCGCCGGTGAACGCGGTCCGACGCTGATGGAGGACTTCCACTTCCGGGAGAAGCTCACCCACTTCGACCACGAGCGGATCCCGGAGCGGGTGGTGCACGCGCGGGGCGCGGGCGCGTACGGCTATTTCGAACCGTACGAGTCCTGCGAGGAGTTCACCCGTGCGGCCTTCCTCCAGGACCCGTCCGTGCAGACCCCCGTCTTCGTGCGGTTCTCCACCGTGCAGGGGCCGAAGGGCTCCGCGGACACCGTGCGGGACGTGCGCGGCTTCGCGACCAAGTTCTATACGTCGGAGGGGAATTACGACCTGGTCGGCAACAACTTCCCGGTCTTCTTCATCCAGGACGGCATCAAGTTCCCCGACTTCGTGCACGCGGTGAAGCCGGAGCCGCACAACGACATCCCGACCGGCGCCTCCGCCCACGACACCCTGTGGGACTTCGTGTCCCTGCAGCCGGAGACGCTGCACGCGATCATGTGGCTGATGTCGGACCGGGCGATCCCGCGCAGCTACCGCATGATGCAGGGCTTCGGCGTGCACACCTTCCGGTTCGTGAACGCGGACGGGAAGGGCACCTTCGTCAAGTTCCATTGGAAGCCGAAGCTCGGCGTGCACTCGCTGGTGTGGGACGAGGCGCAGGAGTGCCAGGGCCGTGATCCGGACTTCAACCGGCGCGATCTGTGGGACGCGATCGAGGCGGGCGAGTACCCGGAGTGGGAGCTGGGTGTCCAACTCGTGCCGGAGGAGGACGAGTTCGCCTTCGACTTCGATCTGCTCGACGCCACGAAGATCATCCCGGAGGAGCAGGTGCCGGTGCGGCCGATCGGCCGGATGGTGCTGAACCGCAACCCGGAGAACTTCTTCGCGGAGACCGAACAGGTCGCGTTCCACACGGCGAACGTCGTCCCCGGTATCGACTTCACCAACGACCCGCTGCTCCAGGCCCGCAACTTCTCCTACCTGGACACGCAGTTGATCCGGCTGGGCGGTCCCAACTTCGCTCAGCTGCCGGTGAACCGGCCGGTGGCCCCCGTACGCACCAACCAGCGCGACGGCTACCACCAGGGCGCGATCCACCGGGGCACGAACTACTTCCCGAACTCCCTCGGCGGCGGCTGCCCCGCGCACGCCGGCGTCGACGGCAGCGCGTACACGCACTACGCCGAACGCGTCGACGGCGCCAAGATCCGCCGCCGCAGCCCGAGTTTCCAGGACCACTACACCCAGCCCGCGATGTTCTGGAACAGCATGGCGGACTGGGAGAAGCAGCACATCGTCGAGGCGTTCCGGTTCGAGCTCGGCAAGGTCGGCGCGAAACCCGTGCGCTCCCGTACGGTCGAGCATCTCGCCCAGGTGAACGGCGAGTTGGCGGTCGAGGTGGCACGCGGCATCGGCGTGCCGGAACCGTCCGGGACCCAGGCCGCGGACAAGCAGTCCTCCCCCGCGCTGAGCCTGGAGTCGCTGCGCGGCGACGGCTCGGTCCGCACCCGGCAGGTGGCGGTCCTCGTCGCCGACGGCGTCGACACCGCGCAGGTCGCGTCGGTGCGTGAGGCGCTCACGGCCGAGGGCGCGATCGTCGAGGCGCTGGCCCCGACGGACGGCACGGTCACCGGCGCCCACGGTGACGAGCTCGCGGTCGACCGCGCCCTGCCGACCGTCGCCTCCGTGCTGTACGACGCCGTACTGCTGCCCGGCGGCCCCGTGGGCACTCCGCCCACGGCCGCCGACCAGGACGCGATGCGCTTCGTACGGGACGCCTACCGGCACGGCAAGCCGGTGGGCGCGCTCGGCTCGGGCGTGGGTGTGCTGTCCTCCCTGAAGCCGGAGGGCGTGCGCCTGTCCGCCGAGTTCCACCGCACGGTGAGCGACCAGGGCGTGGTGACGGACACCTCGCCGGGCCCGGCGAGCGAGGACTTCCTGCGCGCCTTCACCTCCGCCCTCGCGGCCCACCGCCACTGGGGCCGACCGCCGGTGCACTGCTGA
- a CDS encoding DUF6158 family protein, which produces MNEHDERGTTMTGVDPGRLDDQQLMKELETIHRTRHDTLLYGSNDALRAHNERMAQLEGEYLRRNPRRTVAAGRTREGARDRGAGGPEPTGPPM; this is translated from the coding sequence ATGAATGAACACGACGAGCGGGGCACCACCATGACCGGAGTCGACCCCGGCCGGCTGGACGACCAACAGCTCATGAAAGAGCTGGAGACCATCCACCGGACGCGCCACGACACGCTGCTGTACGGCTCGAACGACGCACTGCGGGCCCACAACGAACGCATGGCGCAGTTGGAGGGCGAGTACCTGCGCCGCAACCCACGCCGTACGGTGGCCGCGGGCCGGACCCGCGAGGGCGCCCGCGACCGCGGCGCGGGCGGCCCGGAGCCGACGGGTCCGCCGATGTGA
- a CDS encoding Vms1/Ankzf1 family peptidyl-tRNA hydrolase has product MDLAFLHPLYEHSGPWASVYVDTSRHTEDTPHERRLTAQALSRELAEQGADDATCRAVRNALEELEHSSEPHGRAVFARAGEVVLDPALARAPMRDSAHWAPLPHTAPLLELAGEDPVCVVAYVDRKGAAFELRSALGRQDVGSVTGRQHPIHRTSTSDWSERHFQLKVENTWEHNAAEIADALTVCQEETRADLLILVGDDRERRTVHERLPRRLQDLVVEAPHGTGSRLLDDDVERAREEHVRQRAERELERFLAARAPDSEGRSAAVEGVPALIEAAREHRIDELLIRPDGPDAHREVWIGEEPDQVAVRRTDLKILGEQRSWAARADDALIRCAVATGAPALSVTPASQGEAPVGGLGALLRWQ; this is encoded by the coding sequence ATGGATCTCGCCTTTCTGCATCCACTGTACGAACACTCCGGGCCCTGGGCCTCCGTGTACGTGGACACCTCCCGGCACACGGAGGACACACCGCATGAGCGCCGGCTGACCGCCCAGGCCCTGTCCCGGGAACTGGCCGAGCAGGGCGCCGACGACGCGACCTGCCGGGCCGTACGGAACGCGCTGGAGGAGTTGGAGCACTCCTCCGAGCCCCATGGGCGTGCGGTCTTCGCCCGCGCCGGTGAGGTGGTCCTCGATCCGGCCCTGGCCCGCGCCCCGATGCGCGACAGCGCCCACTGGGCGCCGCTGCCGCACACCGCGCCGCTGCTGGAGCTGGCAGGTGAGGACCCGGTCTGCGTGGTGGCCTACGTCGACCGCAAGGGTGCCGCCTTCGAGCTGCGCAGCGCGCTGGGCCGGCAGGACGTGGGTTCGGTCACCGGCCGGCAGCATCCGATCCACCGTACGAGTACGTCCGACTGGTCCGAACGGCACTTTCAGCTCAAGGTGGAGAACACCTGGGAGCACAACGCGGCCGAGATCGCCGACGCGCTCACCGTCTGCCAGGAGGAGACGCGGGCCGACCTGCTGATCCTCGTGGGTGACGACCGGGAGCGGCGGACCGTGCACGAACGGCTGCCGCGGCGGCTGCAGGACCTCGTGGTCGAGGCCCCGCACGGCACCGGCAGCCGGCTGCTCGACGATGACGTCGAACGGGCTCGTGAGGAGCATGTACGGCAGCGGGCGGAGCGTGAGCTGGAGCGGTTCCTGGCGGCCCGTGCGCCGGATTCCGAGGGGCGCTCCGCCGCGGTGGAGGGCGTGCCCGCGCTGATCGAGGCCGCCCGGGAGCACCGTATCGACGAGCTTCTGATTCGTCCGGACGGTCCCGACGCGCACCGGGAGGTGTGGATCGGTGAGGAGCCGGACCAGGTGGCGGTACGCCGTACGGATCTGAAGATCCTCGGCGAGCAGCGCTCCTGGGCGGCGCGTGCGGACGACGCGCTGATCCGTTGCGCGGTCGCGACGGGGGCGCCGGCGCTGTCGGTGACCCCGGCGAGCCAGGGGGAGGCTCCGGTGGGCGGCCTGGGCGCGCTGCTGCGCTGGCAGTGA